The Roseofilum capinflatum BLCC-M114 genome contains the following window.
GCGGCCGCTCGCCCCTACAAAAATGTCTCACTGTTATTTGAATTGACTATAATCGCACAGAGACAAGCTCTCTTGTTGGCCGGTAGGATCGAATGGGAAGGGACGGATTGGTTGGCAAGACTTTCTCAAGCTTTAGCACCGACGTTTGTGGATGTGTATCTGGCTTGAATACAGTTAGGATGGTCTATTGCAGATAATCCTGTACTGTTTCAACGGATAAGGATAGGATTTGGGCGATCGCCTCTGCATCGAGTCCCATAGCTGCTAATGGGGCGATCGCCTGACGCTGGGCCTGCTTGAGTTGCTCGATCTCTTCCTGCTTTTGTCCAAGCTCCAGGTCTTTTTGTTCGAGTTCTAGCCGCGTATTTTCTACCCGTGCGATCGCCTCCACATAAGTCGCAAACCGCTCTCCACTCGGACTATACAGTTGCAATTCTCCCGCCTCTGTCAGCACAAACCGCACATTTAACAGGGGACTCACCCAATTTTGCATGGATGCTATCGGCACTAAATTCCCCTGTTTCTGACGTATCCATCCTTTTAGCTTGCTTCGATCTGGGTCAAACAGGTAATATTCCTGGACTCCATAACGGGTATAAAACTTCAGTTTTTTGTCTTCTAATTCTTTGAGCGTGTTACTCGGTGAAGCAATTTCAAAGACCACTTGGGGAGCAATGTTATTTTCTTCCCATTGTCGATAGGAGCGGCGATCGCCTTTAGGTCTACCGAATGCCACCATTACATCCGGAGCTACACGAGTCACATTATCTCCTTCTACGGGATACCAGAGCAAGTCTCCAGCAATAAACACATCCGGGTCATTGCTATACAGAGCATCTAAACCGCCTTGAATGGTTGTAATGTAGCGAAATTGGATCGTATTGTCAGCCAAGGGTAACCCGTCGCTTTCTGGATACTCAATTTGGGGATGAACTGAAACCATGATAGAAGAATGGGGGACAGTGAGCCAAGAGATGATCCTATTTTATAGCAACAGCATTAGGGTTTCAGGTTATCCCAAACTCACATAAATTAAGCTATAATTGAATAAAAAATCAACTTCACGACTTTTGAGAGAGCTACGTTCAGACTAAACCAGAAAGTTCTCTTTTTGTGAAGTTTTCTTAACATTTCAGCAGAGTCTCGGTATTGTAGGACTGAAGCCAACGCTTTCGGGTGACCCAGCACAAGATGAAGGGAGAAGTGCTAAAACGTTTATTTCGTGCTGTTGCCAGTGAAGATTCACAGGCCACACAGAGTATGCTGTCGATTATCGTTGAAGAAGAGCGAAAACTAGGCCACACAAGACTTGCTGAACAGCTAGAAGGTATTATCCAAAAAAGCGCTCCCCCTTCCAAACCCAAAAATTTAGCGACGGATGCCCATCGGGAAATTCCTACAACCTCAAACCCTGTGTTCTCGAAACCAGAGAATATGCGATCGCTGACCCGATTATCGAGTAAACACCGATTTAACCATCCATTTATTGTTACGATACCTCGTGAAGCACTGCGACATCATATGATCCTTTCAGAGATTGTAGAAAATCGGTTTCGCCGAATTGAAAGGGAATATGCTGCTCGTGAGCGTTTGGCTCATCACGGTTTGCGCTATCGTCAAAAAATTTTACTTCATGGCTCGCCAGGCTGTGGTAAAACCATGGGAGCCGAGCGTATTGCTTGGAACACTGGGTTAACTCTGGTTAAAGTACGCTTTGATGCCATGGTTTCTTCCTACTTAGGAGAAACAGCCACCAACTTACGTGAGGTATTTGAAATTACTGCTGCATCTCCTTGCTTGCTATTTATTGATGAATGCGATGCACTGGCTAAATCTCGTGAAGATAGCCAGGATGTTGGGGAGATTAAGCGAGTGGTCAATACTTTCCTTCAGTTACTTGATGAGTATGAAGCCTCCAATGGCTTACTGGTTGCTGCAACTAATCTAACTAAATTTTTGGATGAAGCGGTATGGCGGCGATTTGATGATGTAATTGAAGTTCCTAAACCAACAGAGTTAGAAATTGAAGCCATCCTTAAACAAACTCTTTACTCAGTATCGCTAGGTTCGATTAATTGGAGTTCGATTGTACAACAAATGATCGACTTTTCAGCAGCACAAGTTGTGAAGGTTGGACAAAATGCAGCTAAACGAGCCATATTAGATCGAGAAGAGCTAGTTATTCAAGAACATCTAGAAGAGTCAATTCAAGAGATTTTAGTTTCTCATGTCTGATCGACCAAAGCAATATCCTCATCTTTCACTACGTCTAGTCCGAGAAGGAAATGCGAGGCTTTTTGTGGGGGTAAAATCTGATATTACGTTGAGAAATCAAGGGAATGCTGGAGGACATAGTAGAAAGCTAAAATCTTCGATTGATTTCATCACAACCCATTGGCAAGAAGAGCAGAAGAAACGTGAGCAAGAGGGCAAACCAAAGCTACCAGACGCAGTTTCCTTTATCTTAGAAGTCGATCCTGATAGTTTTAATGCTGAAGATCTCAAAAGCTTTGGTATTGAAGTAGTTGCTGACTTAGAGCAAGGGTATATCATTGGTGCATCAGCAGATACAGAGTTATCAGAACTGAGGAAAAAGATCGATAACTTTATTGAGGCTGAAAAGCATGTCGGCAAAGTTCCAGAAATTTGGGACATATTAGAAGGAACTAAACGTCCAGAATATATTCTTTCTGATAGTCTTCAAGCTGAGTGGGAGAATCTTCGTGAGCAACAAGAGTACATTGTAGATGTGGGGATTTCTTGTATTAAGGTTCAAGAGCAATATTCAAGGTATCCAAATAGAAAACAATATAAAAGTGATGAAACCTTTAAAAAAGGCATAACAAAGTGGCTAGACAAGAATCATTTATCTGAGCAAGAGTTCGATAATTTACATTGGGATCGCGAACAAAAACTTGATTCATTTATTAGACAATACCGTGGAGACATATTAAAGAGTATACCATTTTCAGATAGTTTTTCCTGTCGAATAAGAATTAGCGGCAAAGGTTTAAAGGATCTAGTTCTCAATTTTCCCTATATTTTTGATGTCAGTAAACCTGATGAATTTAGTGTTCCTTCAGCAAGATCTAGTGATTCTGAATCCGATCCAAAAGCATTTACTCTAGAAGCGCCCGAGCAAAATGCACCTAAAGTCTGTGTGATTGATAGTGGTATTCAAGAACTCCATCCTCTACTAAAAGCTGCCATTAATTCCCATCATTCCAAGTCATGGGTTCCTAAAGAATTGGATACAACAGTTGATTATGTTGAATATGGTGGACATGGAACGAGAGTTGCTGGTGCAATTCTTTATCCTCGTGGAGTACCTAAAATGGATTACCAACAAGCTATATGTTGGCTTCAAAACGCCAGAATTCTCAATCGGGATAACCAGTTACCTAGAGATCTATTTCCTCCGAAAGTTTTAGAAGAGATTGTTGCATACTATTACGATCGGTTCAGCACTAGAATTTTTAATCACTCTATTGCCGCGATTCGTCCTTGCAGAACACAATCTATGTCTGCTTGGGCTGCTACGATAGATAAGCTTACTTGGGAGAAAGAAGGAGATATTCTACTTATAGTAGCAGCAGGCAACCTAAATCCTAAAACAGACTTTATAACCCGACCATCTATTGATTATCATCTTCAAAAGGGACAATATTACCCAGATTATTTATTGGAGAAATCTGCAAGGATTGCCAATCCTGCTCAAAGTTTCCAGGCTTTAACTGTTGGCTCTGTTGCTCATGTGACTTATAAAGATTCCAATTTGCGGTCAATGGCAGAAAAAGATCATCCTTCTGCTTTCTCTTGTACGGGATTAGGAATTTGGGACACGATTAAACCTGAAGTTGTTGAGTATGGTGGAGATTATGTTACTGACTCAGCAATTTCACCAAATTTTTCCACACCAGAAGGTGTTTGTCCTGAGCTAGTACGTTCAACCCGCAATGGAGGTAAACCAGTTAGTGCTGATGCTGTGGGGACTTCATTTGCCGTGCCTAAAGTCTCTCACATTGCTGCTGCTCTAGCCGCAGAATTTCCTCAAGAGAGTGCTTTACT
Protein-coding sequences here:
- a CDS encoding Uma2 family endonuclease, whose translation is MVSVHPQIEYPESDGLPLADNTIQFRYITTIQGGLDALYSNDPDVFIAGDLLWYPVEGDNVTRVAPDVMVAFGRPKGDRRSYRQWEENNIAPQVVFEIASPSNTLKELEDKKLKFYTRYGVQEYYLFDPDRSKLKGWIRQKQGNLVPIASMQNWVSPLLNVRFVLTEAGELQLYSPSGERFATYVEAIARVENTRLELEQKDLELGQKQEEIEQLKQAQRQAIAPLAAMGLDAEAIAQILSLSVETVQDYLQ
- a CDS encoding ATP-binding protein — its product is MKGEVLKRLFRAVASEDSQATQSMLSIIVEEERKLGHTRLAEQLEGIIQKSAPPSKPKNLATDAHREIPTTSNPVFSKPENMRSLTRLSSKHRFNHPFIVTIPREALRHHMILSEIVENRFRRIEREYAARERLAHHGLRYRQKILLHGSPGCGKTMGAERIAWNTGLTLVKVRFDAMVSSYLGETATNLREVFEITAASPCLLFIDECDALAKSREDSQDVGEIKRVVNTFLQLLDEYEASNGLLVAATNLTKFLDEAVWRRFDDVIEVPKPTELEIEAILKQTLYSVSLGSINWSSIVQQMIDFSAAQVVKVGQNAAKRAILDREELVIQEHLEESIQEILVSHV
- a CDS encoding S8 family peptidase, which translates into the protein MSDRPKQYPHLSLRLVREGNARLFVGVKSDITLRNQGNAGGHSRKLKSSIDFITTHWQEEQKKREQEGKPKLPDAVSFILEVDPDSFNAEDLKSFGIEVVADLEQGYIIGASADTELSELRKKIDNFIEAEKHVGKVPEIWDILEGTKRPEYILSDSLQAEWENLREQQEYIVDVGISCIKVQEQYSRYPNRKQYKSDETFKKGITKWLDKNHLSEQEFDNLHWDREQKLDSFIRQYRGDILKSIPFSDSFSCRIRISGKGLKDLVLNFPYIFDVSKPDEFSVPSARSSDSESDPKAFTLEAPEQNAPKVCVIDSGIQELHPLLKAAINSHHSKSWVPKELDTTVDYVEYGGHGTRVAGAILYPRGVPKMDYQQAICWLQNARILNRDNQLPRDLFPPKVLEEIVAYYYDRFSTRIFNHSIAAIRPCRTQSMSAWAATIDKLTWEKEGDILLIVAAGNLNPKTDFITRPSIDYHLQKGQYYPDYLLEKSARIANPAQSFQALTVGSVAHVTYKDSNLRSMAEKDHPSAFSCTGLGIWDTIKPEVVEYGGDYVTDSAISPNFSTPEGVCPELVRSTRNGGKPVSADAVGTSFAVPKVSHIAAALAAEFPQESALLYRALIVQSARLPDWTNESKEKLYQGIRTMGYGIPNLDRALENTPNRITLITPGNERISARGVRVYQVQIPEMFLRPDEDLDFLVEITLSYVAEPRRTRRHRRKYLSTWLDWRCSNRGENPDRFLEKVIKEYKAGEDVEKGADGFQWTLGKKQFKPDSQGKKRPKGIDGIVKKISRSNGTIQKDWAIVKSYNLREGFCIAVVAHPGWNQNEDATVPYCLVVSFEAVQSEVAIYDAFVQVQQSLQVQEKVQVSV